The Cohnella abietis genome has a segment encoding these proteins:
- a CDS encoding RtcB family protein → MNNMLTEQPNGNTNTYYRQMKLTAGDVHVYASNELYNALDGKVFEMANNNLQIPNIRYMGYTPDVHVGIGTCIGTTAVWDTENAFVSPSIVGSDIGCGMRVHLTNLSAHDLKDVKLRRRLVKAIERMLPVEEQARGHYSDFRLEQIVVKGLHGLPKKYVPDAYTPRKATSLTHVEHSRFQFDESYLERIPEQVWHRAHRQLGTLGRGNHFAEIQTIEIHEDNREVAEQWGLVDGQIVIMIHSGSRAWGGSVNQHCGSEVAKFMRMNGLGTADPKLAFAPLHSDAGQAYLNLMYSALNYAVVNRHLIANSIREACREVLGPKFEMSTLYDLMHNYAWEEEQRGKSFFVHRKGATRALPPGHPDNPLPFLNTGHPALIPGSMGSASYLMVGRPEGESNHYSICHGAGRIRSRNASKQLVTVEEFASSMRIGQEDEIIVNHKSLESILDESPQAYKSIDQIIDSVVGAQLASVVAKCHPIAVIKGV, encoded by the coding sequence ATGAACAATATGTTAACAGAACAACCAAACGGAAATACAAACACTTATTATAGGCAAATGAAGCTCACTGCAGGAGATGTTCATGTGTATGCCAGCAACGAATTATACAATGCGTTGGACGGAAAGGTGTTCGAGATGGCCAACAACAACCTACAAATTCCGAACATCCGCTATATGGGCTATACCCCGGACGTTCATGTTGGCATAGGTACATGCATCGGGACAACAGCAGTATGGGACACAGAAAATGCATTCGTATCGCCTTCCATTGTAGGGAGCGATATTGGCTGTGGGATGCGCGTGCACCTAACGAATTTATCAGCTCATGATTTGAAGGATGTGAAGCTGCGGCGAAGGCTTGTAAAGGCAATCGAGCGTATGCTTCCGGTTGAAGAGCAAGCCCGCGGTCATTATTCGGACTTTCGCTTAGAGCAAATTGTAGTAAAGGGGCTGCATGGGCTTCCTAAAAAATATGTACCAGATGCCTATACCCCTCGTAAAGCAACCTCACTGACCCATGTCGAGCATAGCCGATTTCAATTCGATGAAAGCTATTTAGAGCGAATTCCAGAGCAGGTATGGCATAGAGCGCATCGCCAGTTAGGGACGCTTGGTCGGGGGAATCATTTTGCAGAAATCCAAACGATCGAAATTCATGAGGATAATCGAGAAGTTGCGGAGCAGTGGGGATTGGTGGATGGTCAAATTGTCATTATGATTCATTCTGGCTCGCGTGCATGGGGTGGTTCTGTTAATCAACACTGTGGATCGGAGGTTGCCAAGTTCATGCGCATGAACGGCTTAGGCACGGCTGATCCCAAGCTTGCCTTTGCGCCGCTTCACAGCGATGCAGGTCAAGCTTACTTGAATCTGATGTACTCGGCACTTAACTATGCAGTCGTTAATCGCCATCTCATTGCTAATAGCATTCGAGAAGCGTGTAGAGAAGTGCTAGGCCCCAAATTCGAAATGAGCACGTTGTATGATTTAATGCACAATTATGCTTGGGAAGAAGAGCAGAGAGGTAAATCCTTTTTCGTACATCGCAAAGGAGCGACTCGTGCATTGCCTCCGGGTCATCCGGATAATCCATTGCCTTTTTTGAATACGGGTCATCCAGCGCTCATTCCAGGCTCAATGGGTTCAGCTTCATATCTAATGGTTGGTCGTCCGGAGGGTGAAAGCAATCATTATTCCATTTGTCATGGTGCAGGGCGCATTCGCTCTAGGAATGCTTCGAAACAGCTAGTAACAGTAGAGGAATTCGCTTCATCTATGCGTATTGGGCAAGAGGATGAAATTATTGTGAATCACAAGTCGTTGGAATCAATTCTAGATGAAAGTCCCCAAGCCTACAAAAGCATTGATCAAATTATTGATAGCGTTGTTGGTGCCCAACTGGCTTCTGTTGTTGCCAAATGCCACCCCATCGCAGTTATTAAAGGGGTATAG
- a CDS encoding sugar phosphate isomerase/epimerase family protein has product MTEILQPWKIGVIVDSFRVGVREGLIKAREVGADGVQIYAVSGEMDPANLSSSARKEYKSYIESLGLQISALVGDLGGHGFQDKTVNAEKIEKSKRILDLAVELGTNVVTTHIGIVPDDRNSEIYESLHNACDELSRYATSMNAYFAIETGPETSAHLKSFLDGLSSNGLSVNFDPANMVMVTGDDPAQGVHNLKDYIVHTHAKDGIRLREVDPRQIYGFLGYEGLDHDKIAEDAESGDAFREVPLGQGGVNWELYLKALRDIGYNGYLTIEREVGTNPEADIAAAVQFLKARNW; this is encoded by the coding sequence ATGACAGAAATTTTGCAACCTTGGAAAATTGGAGTCATCGTGGATAGCTTTAGAGTAGGTGTTCGTGAAGGACTTATTAAAGCACGCGAAGTAGGGGCAGATGGCGTTCAAATTTATGCGGTATCGGGAGAAATGGATCCGGCAAATTTGTCGTCCTCAGCACGCAAGGAATATAAGTCCTATATTGAATCGTTAGGTCTGCAAATATCGGCATTAGTTGGTGATCTTGGCGGACATGGCTTTCAAGATAAGACGGTTAATGCAGAGAAAATAGAAAAATCTAAACGTATATTGGACTTGGCTGTCGAATTGGGCACGAACGTCGTAACTACCCATATCGGAATTGTTCCGGATGACCGTAACAGCGAAATCTATGAATCGTTGCACAATGCTTGCGATGAATTGAGTCGTTATGCAACGAGCATGAATGCGTATTTTGCGATTGAGACGGGACCGGAGACGTCAGCGCATTTGAAGAGCTTTCTAGATGGTCTAAGCTCGAATGGACTCTCTGTAAATTTTGACCCTGCTAATATGGTCATGGTAACTGGTGATGATCCGGCTCAAGGAGTCCATAATCTGAAGGACTATATCGTCCATACGCATGCTAAGGATGGGATTAGGCTTCGTGAGGTTGATCCTCGTCAAATTTATGGCTTCCTTGGCTACGAGGGACTTGATCATGACAAAATAGCTGAGGATGCCGAATCGGGAGATGCGTTCAGGGAGGTTCCACTAGGACAGGGTGGTGTGAATTGGGAGCTTTATTTGAAAGCCCTAAGAGACATCGGTTATAATGGATATCTTACGATCGAACGCGAAGTCGGAACAAATCCTGAGGCAGATATTGCTGCAGCAGTTCAATTCTTGAAAGCTAGAAACTGGTAA
- a CDS encoding Gfo/Idh/MocA family protein, producing MSQIRIGVIGTGSISETHLNAYSQNPNATISAICDLNEDRARQVATKYGASKTYTDYNALLADPDIDAVSICTWNNTHASISIAALKAGKHVLVEKPLCRTVAEALEVQEAVRESGKLLQIGYVRRFDPNVVMLREFADQGEFGDLYYAKASTIRRLGNPGGWFADVERSGGGPLIDIGVHVIDLCWYLMGRPKVKTVSANTYKKLGNRSHIEHLSFYKAADYDASKNTVEDMANALIRFENGASILVDVSYSLHAKQDEGSVKLYGDKGGFEIDPEIAIVTEKYNTILNIQPQTNSEAGFQGEPAFQNEINHFIDCIVKGEQPLSPVEDGVEMMKILCAIYESAAKGEEVHL from the coding sequence GTGAGCCAAATTAGAATTGGTGTCATCGGAACTGGATCTATTTCAGAAACGCATTTGAATGCGTATTCACAGAACCCCAACGCAACTATTAGTGCAATTTGTGATTTGAACGAGGACAGGGCGCGTCAAGTTGCAACGAAATATGGAGCTAGCAAAACGTATACAGATTATAATGCTTTACTGGCTGATCCAGATATTGATGCAGTAAGCATCTGTACTTGGAACAATACCCACGCTTCGATCAGTATAGCTGCGCTTAAAGCCGGCAAGCATGTGCTTGTTGAAAAACCACTATGCCGCACGGTTGCAGAAGCGCTTGAAGTTCAGGAAGCAGTTCGTGAATCAGGCAAGCTGCTACAAATTGGTTATGTTCGCAGATTTGATCCAAACGTAGTTATGCTCCGCGAATTCGCTGACCAAGGGGAATTCGGAGACCTGTATTATGCTAAAGCTTCGACGATTCGCCGTCTTGGCAATCCTGGTGGCTGGTTCGCTGATGTTGAACGCTCTGGTGGAGGCCCGCTTATCGATATCGGCGTTCACGTTATTGATCTTTGCTGGTACTTGATGGGCAGACCAAAGGTTAAAACAGTAAGCGCCAATACGTACAAGAAGCTAGGCAATCGTTCACATATTGAGCATTTGAGCTTCTACAAAGCGGCAGATTATGATGCCTCGAAAAATACGGTAGAGGATATGGCTAATGCTCTAATTCGTTTCGAAAATGGCGCGTCTATTCTAGTTGATGTGAGCTACTCTCTTCATGCCAAGCAAGATGAAGGCTCTGTGAAGCTATATGGGGACAAGGGTGGCTTCGAGATCGATCCTGAGATTGCCATCGTGACTGAGAAGTACAACACTATCCTTAATATCCAGCCGCAAACGAACAGCGAGGCGGGATTCCAAGGGGAGCCTGCATTCCAGAACGAAATCAATCATTTCATTGATTGTATCGTCAAAGGCGAACAGCCTCTGAGCCCTGTTGAGGATGGAGTAGAAATGATGAAGATTCTATGTGCAATCTATGAATCTGCTGCTAAAGGAGAGGAAGTTCACTTATGA
- a CDS encoding cysteine-rich CWC family protein, which translates to MYSKRLHTREGGINLMQANNANHCPLCGKGNNCGNLSGLPQGSCWCSKATFPPDIFKSVPPELINKTCICKSCLENFEIKKDK; encoded by the coding sequence ATGTATTCAAAGCGGCTGCACACAAGGGAAGGGGGAATTAACCTGATGCAAGCGAATAACGCCAATCATTGTCCCTTGTGTGGCAAGGGCAACAATTGTGGTAATTTGTCAGGACTGCCGCAAGGCTCCTGTTGGTGCAGCAAAGCCACATTTCCGCCTGATATTTTCAAAAGCGTCCCTCCCGAGCTGATAAACAAGACCTGTATATGTAAGTCTTGTCTCGAGAATTTTGAAATAAAAAAGGATAAATAA
- a CDS encoding EAL domain-containing protein, which yields MSIEADNSAISPSIPQGMLLAYFQPIIALETGNIVGYEALGRQLKDGIISSLGPFFSDSSVPVEQHVCVDRLLREQAISKLSTLIDPPTIYINLKPSWIYQHYKSSGELHTLQLLDKYGINPNKVCIEITEEEFCGSMAELNEIINLYRAHGCQIAIDDIGTGFSNFDRIAQIQPNLLKVDIHLMKKSASHSGYLGVLRSFSTLAEQIGASLLVEGVETSQDLKRAIQIGARYVQGFLFSQAEPEFRSKETFATLIETALDEHRQQLQASRQLWEQLGKDLVSTIQTSGIHTFLEQAQKLSPGGSDAYMDSELADEVVAHLLPHLDISCMRVYLCRSNGIQISANHYRNHTETWQINLDYRKADWSWRPYFIPHLSHDDSRIEAKVSTKYADLDTHAWIRTLSIPISKELVLLIDIADNTD from the coding sequence ATGAGCATTGAAGCAGACAACAGCGCGATTTCCCCTTCCATTCCACAAGGGATGCTTCTCGCCTATTTTCAGCCGATTATCGCACTAGAGACCGGCAATATTGTTGGATACGAAGCACTTGGCAGACAGCTTAAAGATGGAATTATTAGTAGCTTGGGACCCTTCTTCTCCGATTCGAGCGTACCTGTCGAGCAGCATGTATGTGTCGACCGCTTACTTCGCGAGCAGGCAATCTCCAAGCTTAGCACGTTGATAGACCCTCCAACCATATACATCAATTTAAAGCCTTCGTGGATTTATCAGCACTACAAAAGCTCAGGAGAGCTGCACACGTTGCAATTACTCGACAAGTATGGGATTAATCCTAACAAGGTTTGCATTGAGATTACGGAGGAAGAATTTTGCGGCTCGATGGCAGAGCTTAATGAAATCATTAACCTTTACCGTGCTCACGGCTGTCAAATTGCCATTGATGACATTGGCACAGGCTTCAGTAATTTCGATCGAATCGCTCAAATACAGCCTAATCTATTAAAGGTCGATATTCATTTGATGAAAAAAAGTGCAAGCCATAGCGGTTATTTGGGAGTTCTGCGTTCGTTCTCCACTTTGGCAGAGCAAATTGGGGCCTCCCTTCTAGTAGAAGGTGTGGAGACGAGTCAGGATCTTAAACGCGCCATTCAAATCGGGGCTAGATATGTTCAAGGCTTTTTGTTCTCTCAGGCTGAGCCTGAATTTCGATCTAAAGAAACTTTCGCTACATTAATAGAGACCGCGCTAGATGAGCACCGACAGCAGCTTCAAGCGTCTAGGCAATTGTGGGAGCAGTTAGGAAAAGATCTCGTCAGCACCATACAAACGTCCGGAATCCACACTTTTCTAGAGCAAGCCCAGAAATTATCACCCGGAGGTTCGGATGCCTACATGGATTCAGAACTGGCCGATGAAGTCGTTGCACATCTATTGCCTCACTTGGATATATCCTGTATGCGCGTGTATCTTTGCCGCAGTAACGGCATTCAAATATCAGCAAACCATTATCGTAATCATACAGAAACCTGGCAAATAAACTTAGATTACCGTAAGGCGGATTGGAGCTGGAGACCTTATTTCATCCCTCATCTCTCGCATGATGATTCACGAATTGAAGCTAAAGTTTCAACCAAATATGCAGATCTGGATACACATGCGTGGATCAGAACCCTTTCCATTCCCATCAGCAAGGAGCTCGTGCTCCTCATCGATATTGCGGATAATACTGATTAG
- a CDS encoding late competence development ComFB family protein: MISSRDLSILNVMEPIVSHLFEDNYVKTGALKCACDKCQLDIILLTLNHLTPHYTSSQAGEAYIKAHYLEPQLQSDVLREITNAVKVIEEHPNH, encoded by the coding sequence TTGATTTCATCTCGGGACTTGTCCATTCTTAATGTGATGGAGCCTATTGTTAGTCATTTATTCGAAGATAATTACGTAAAGACCGGGGCATTGAAATGTGCTTGTGATAAATGCCAGCTAGATATTATTTTGCTGACACTCAATCATCTTACTCCTCACTATACGTCAAGCCAGGCCGGCGAAGCCTACATTAAAGCGCATTACTTGGAGCCGCAGCTGCAATCTGATGTATTAAGAGAAATTACAAATGCCGTTAAAGTGATTGAAGAACATCCGAATCATTAG
- a CDS encoding phosphodiester glycosidase family protein: protein MSGLSIRYINRTILLACTPFIGMIIWMLIANIGVVMTEDSFPQHVSEATDPSRSSSKTIEALGQAETIANGTGKSIKKQLTLYNKTNADMKQIATLAKSQASRPYQIYDRRITGKLGKPASTIQSDKLQAQLFYLGTDNFQAYALKIKLKHKDAMKLVLGNDKQGGAETTLSAVNRYKAAVGVNAGGFADSGGKRYPLSTTVVDGQYVGDFQASFKDLFFVGLDDNNKLVGGKFSSKEQLDALGPKFGASFVPVLLQNGRKTEIPSKWQTSPKRAPRTVIASYKDDQLLFLIADGYNEKGSSGATLEEMQILLQRFGALDGYNLDGGGSTSLVFNGRVINTPSDGNLRKLPTNFLFFK, encoded by the coding sequence ATGAGCGGATTATCGATACGGTATATTAATCGAACGATTCTTCTTGCCTGCACACCTTTCATTGGAATGATAATATGGATGCTAATAGCGAACATTGGAGTTGTAATGACAGAGGATTCATTTCCACAGCATGTGAGTGAAGCTACGGATCCAAGTCGCTCTTCCTCCAAAACAATAGAAGCGCTTGGACAAGCAGAGACTATTGCCAATGGAACAGGAAAGTCTATTAAAAAGCAATTGACCTTATACAACAAGACGAATGCAGACATGAAACAAATTGCTACCCTAGCGAAAAGCCAAGCCTCGAGGCCCTATCAAATTTATGATCGACGGATTACTGGCAAGCTAGGAAAACCTGCCTCTACTATTCAGTCAGACAAGCTTCAAGCTCAGCTATTTTACTTGGGAACGGACAACTTTCAAGCCTATGCTCTGAAAATAAAGCTTAAGCACAAGGATGCAATGAAGCTAGTGCTTGGAAATGACAAGCAGGGTGGAGCGGAAACAACATTGTCTGCGGTTAATCGGTATAAAGCCGCTGTCGGCGTTAATGCTGGGGGCTTTGCAGATAGTGGAGGTAAACGTTATCCGCTTAGCACCACGGTCGTTGACGGACAATATGTGGGTGACTTTCAAGCGTCCTTTAAAGACTTGTTCTTCGTTGGACTAGACGACAACAACAAGCTTGTTGGAGGGAAATTTTCTAGCAAGGAGCAGTTAGACGCTCTCGGCCCTAAATTCGGAGCATCCTTCGTGCCAGTCCTACTGCAAAATGGCCGTAAGACAGAGATTCCTTCTAAATGGCAAACGAGTCCGAAACGTGCGCCGCGCACAGTCATTGCAAGCTATAAAGATGACCAACTGCTTTTCCTTATCGCTGATGGCTATAACGAGAAGGGAAGCTCTGGCGCGACATTGGAAGAGATGCAAATTTTGTTGCAGCGTTTCGGAGCCTTAGACGGCTACAACCTTGATGGAGGCGGCTCGACCTCGCTTGTGTTTAACGGGAGAGTTATTAACACCCCATCCGACGGAAATCTGCGCAAGCTTCCTACTAACTTCTTGTTTTTTAAGTAA
- a CDS encoding MDR family MFS transporter, translating into MSQKRTNRTVVTIGLLAALFIGALDSTVVTTATTSIAKDLNGLSLLSWIFSIYTLTTCVTTPIFGKLADLYGRKSIFTVGLALFLIGSILCGAAQSMPELIWFRAIQGIGAGALTPVTFTIIGDLYTGEQRGKVQGILASVWSIAGLIGPFVGGYFVDTISWRWIFYMNIPVSIISFILVFGFLHERFSKVSKSIDYLGALTFTICISSLLLALLTGGETYAWDSSIILVLFLLAAVFLLLFLRVETKAKEPMLPLLLFRERRMAIPYVLGFFGFCVVAGVTIYIPLWIQNVMGYSATKSGLMLMPMSIAWPIAANLSGRYMFRFGAKRFMTLGTIFVMGGAIWLYTFDMTSSYLQIIGIVIVIGFGMGFLSTTAIVTIQNAAAGNNRGVATSTNSLMGALGQTVAVAVFGMLFNHVVTVETPVKMADGMHLIFTLILAIAIVNLIVVNLLPSERKGQESQTV; encoded by the coding sequence ATGTCTCAAAAGAGAACAAATCGTACTGTCGTAACCATAGGACTCCTGGCCGCGCTATTCATCGGTGCACTCGATTCTACCGTTGTTACGACGGCAACGACAAGCATTGCTAAGGACTTAAATGGGTTAAGTCTGCTTAGCTGGATATTTTCAATCTATACACTGACGACTTGCGTCACAACTCCCATATTCGGGAAGCTGGCGGATCTCTATGGAAGAAAGTCTATTTTTACAGTAGGGTTAGCCTTATTCTTGATTGGCTCAATACTATGTGGTGCTGCCCAATCCATGCCTGAGCTGATTTGGTTTCGGGCTATTCAAGGAATAGGTGCTGGCGCACTGACACCCGTCACGTTTACCATTATAGGAGATTTATACACAGGTGAGCAGCGGGGTAAGGTTCAAGGTATTCTTGCTTCCGTATGGTCGATCGCTGGCTTAATTGGACCGTTCGTTGGCGGCTACTTCGTCGATACGATCTCTTGGCGCTGGATTTTCTATATGAATATTCCGGTTAGCATTATATCTTTTATCCTCGTGTTTGGGTTCCTACATGAACGCTTCTCTAAGGTATCCAAGAGCATTGACTATCTCGGGGCATTAACCTTTACCATATGTATCTCTAGCTTACTTCTTGCATTGCTGACTGGTGGCGAGACCTATGCTTGGGACTCTTCGATCATATTGGTTCTTTTCCTATTAGCTGCTGTTTTTCTGCTACTGTTCCTACGCGTGGAGACAAAGGCGAAGGAGCCCATGCTGCCATTGCTGTTATTTCGCGAAAGACGGATGGCAATTCCCTATGTGCTAGGTTTTTTTGGATTTTGCGTTGTTGCTGGGGTTACGATATATATTCCACTCTGGATACAGAATGTTATGGGGTACAGCGCTACTAAGTCAGGCTTGATGCTCATGCCTATGTCAATTGCTTGGCCTATCGCTGCTAATCTATCTGGAAGATATATGTTCCGTTTTGGTGCGAAAAGGTTCATGACGTTAGGGACGATTTTTGTAATGGGAGGAGCGATCTGGCTTTATACTTTTGATATGACCTCCTCCTATCTTCAAATTATCGGAATTGTAATTGTTATTGGGTTCGGTATGGGATTTCTTAGCACTACGGCTATCGTAACTATTCAGAACGCAGCTGCGGGAAATAACCGGGGGGTAGCAACGTCAACGAACTCATTAATGGGTGCATTAGGCCAGACGGTCGCGGTTGCCGTATTCGGGATGCTGTTTAATCACGTGGTGACAGTAGAAACGCCTGTGAAGATGGCAGACGGAATGCATCTCATATTTACCCTTATTCTGGCGATTGCTATAGTAAACCTTATTGTTGTCAACTTGCTGCCTTCGGAGCGGAAGGGCCAGGAGAGTCAGACTGTATAG
- a CDS encoding sugar phosphate isomerase/epimerase family protein, translating to MKFGISTYCFWQEVQAGSMDILQVIGRIADMGGEHVEVVSLGLDLVDNPELIQAIKSKAAEVGIDISNYAIGANFAGLDEQAYEAEIERVKREVDVAAALGVKLMRHDVANSEDKSIKQFMKDLPKLADACRAIADYAAAFGITTSVENHGYYIQASDRVQALINEVNRDNFRTTLDIGNFVCVDENPVTAVRNNIPYASIVHVKDFYLRPEYQDPGAGWFRSSGGNFLRGAIVGQGDLDIRSVLRIVKNSGYDGYLSIEFEGMEPCVMATEVALNNVKRLWEEV from the coding sequence ATGAAATTCGGTATAAGTACTTACTGCTTCTGGCAAGAGGTTCAGGCTGGATCAATGGACATCCTTCAAGTCATCGGTCGTATAGCAGATATGGGTGGGGAGCATGTTGAGGTTGTTTCGCTTGGATTGGATCTAGTGGATAACCCTGAGCTGATTCAAGCCATTAAGAGTAAAGCGGCTGAGGTTGGTATTGATATTTCTAATTATGCCATTGGTGCTAATTTTGCTGGTCTAGATGAGCAAGCTTATGAAGCAGAGATTGAACGGGTAAAAAGAGAGGTCGATGTCGCGGCTGCCTTAGGCGTAAAGCTTATGCGACATGACGTTGCAAATTCCGAAGATAAATCTATCAAGCAATTTATGAAGGATTTGCCTAAGCTAGCTGATGCTTGTCGTGCCATTGCGGATTATGCCGCAGCCTTTGGAATTACAACAAGCGTTGAAAATCACGGCTATTACATTCAGGCAAGTGATAGAGTTCAAGCTTTAATAAATGAAGTAAATCGGGATAACTTCCGCACGACATTAGATATTGGTAATTTTGTATGCGTTGATGAGAATCCAGTAACTGCAGTGCGCAATAACATTCCTTATGCATCTATCGTTCACGTGAAGGATTTCTATCTGAGACCAGAATATCAAGATCCAGGAGCGGGCTGGTTCCGTTCTTCTGGGGGTAATTTCTTGCGTGGTGCTATTGTTGGACAGGGGGACCTCGACATTCGTTCCGTGCTACGGATCGTAAAAAATTCCGGCTATGACGGGTACCTTTCTATTGAATTCGAAGGCATGGAGCCATGCGTAATGGCTACTGAGGTAGCGCTTAATAATGTCAAAAGATTATGGGAAGAAGTCTAA
- a CDS encoding AraC family transcriptional regulator, translating to MERVASLREPMDMPDPTFPIKINPRQTYTMVVGETLFVHHWHEHMEFLFFVAGKATIECGSVPISFEAGELCVVNSNELHYGIAASEDLSYYAMIVDVSLLHSHSIDAIETKFITPIIQNRILFQNYISKDEEVTQCMHAIIRELDNKELGYELSVKSYLYQLLSILVRKYLATLTELDQYRLRLKELERLSPVFAYIDENYQDKLTVQLLADHIGLSRFHFSRLFKQVTDKSLVEFINLVRINKSESLLRNTRMNISEIALATGFSDIYYFSRTFKRMKKVSPTNWRNNDTEGIEESAPAD from the coding sequence ATGGAGAGAGTAGCTTCATTACGCGAACCGATGGACATGCCTGACCCGACATTTCCTATTAAGATTAACCCTCGCCAGACCTATACTATGGTTGTAGGGGAAACTCTATTTGTTCATCATTGGCACGAGCATATGGAATTTTTATTTTTTGTAGCTGGAAAAGCAACAATTGAGTGCGGATCTGTTCCCATTTCGTTCGAAGCAGGCGAGCTATGCGTTGTTAATAGCAACGAGCTGCATTATGGAATTGCGGCTTCAGAGGATTTATCCTATTATGCGATGATTGTTGATGTCTCTTTACTTCACAGTCATTCCATTGATGCTATAGAAACTAAGTTTATTACACCGATTATCCAAAACCGAATTTTATTTCAAAATTACATTTCTAAAGACGAAGAAGTAACTCAATGTATGCATGCCATCATTAGAGAGTTAGACAATAAAGAGCTAGGCTATGAGCTATCTGTTAAATCCTACCTCTATCAACTACTGTCCATTCTCGTTCGTAAGTATCTTGCAACACTAACCGAGCTTGACCAATATCGTCTCAGACTTAAGGAGCTAGAACGGCTCTCTCCTGTCTTTGCCTATATTGACGAGAACTATCAGGACAAGCTTACCGTGCAGTTGCTTGCCGATCATATTGGTTTGAGTCGGTTTCATTTCAGCCGATTGTTCAAACAGGTGACCGATAAATCGTTAGTTGAATTCATTAATCTAGTCCGCATTAACAAATCCGAAAGCTTGCTTCGTAACACACGCATGAATATATCAGAAATCGCTCTCGCAACCGGATTTAGTGATATTTACTATTTTAGCCGGACGTTCAAAAGAATGAAGAAGGTGTCTCCCACGAACTGGAGAAACAATGACACTGAGGGCATAGAAGAAAGTGCACCGGCTGATTGA
- a CDS encoding TraB/GumN family protein, whose translation MIKRIYTIFAVLLVALVLASCSSGSKGNNKELAVVTTPVPSESAAVSVSSTEPSTTPSTEDSSDQGSGSKGFLWKISGGKNQGYLVGTIHVTREAMYPLVPELEQAIDESDFIALELDLTKVDQMETLKLVNEKALLTDGTSLKDHVSEEDYTQFEKVMKKSLGVGVKIFDTYEPWYAAMTLEGLPAMKYMSSDGIDKYIAKKAHNSGKTVIELESMESQIGLFDGFSDELQKLYFHQTVANSKLGAIGLKQLMDMWTLGNLDLLKNMHVQYEKEGKKSMGKLFDEYNNNFLVNRNIEMVKKIDHHLADGEDGTYLVAVGSLHMVGKQGLVSLLEKKGYTVEFVK comes from the coding sequence ATGATTAAGAGGATTTATACAATTTTCGCAGTATTATTGGTTGCACTGGTACTGGCTTCTTGTAGCTCGGGCTCTAAGGGAAATAACAAAGAGTTAGCAGTGGTTACAACGCCCGTACCTTCGGAATCTGCAGCTGTATCTGTATCATCAACTGAGCCGTCAACTACGCCATCCACAGAGGATTCATCCGATCAAGGTTCAGGCTCCAAAGGCTTTCTTTGGAAAATTTCCGGAGGAAAAAATCAAGGCTACTTGGTCGGTACCATTCATGTGACAAGGGAAGCGATGTATCCGCTTGTTCCAGAATTGGAGCAGGCCATAGACGAGTCAGATTTCATTGCTCTTGAGCTGGATTTGACCAAAGTAGATCAGATGGAGACGTTGAAGCTTGTTAATGAGAAGGCACTTTTGACGGATGGAACTAGCTTAAAGGATCATGTGTCGGAAGAGGATTATACGCAATTTGAAAAGGTTATGAAGAAGTCATTGGGTGTCGGTGTTAAGATATTCGATACGTATGAGCCGTGGTATGCAGCTATGACTTTGGAAGGCTTACCGGCAATGAAGTACATGAGCTCCGATGGAATCGACAAGTATATTGCTAAGAAAGCCCATAATAGTGGCAAAACAGTCATAGAGCTGGAAAGCATGGAGTCGCAAATTGGGCTGTTTGATGGGTTTTCGGATGAATTGCAAAAGCTTTATTTTCATCAAACTGTAGCTAACTCTAAGTTAGGGGCTATTGGACTTAAGCAGCTAATGGACATGTGGACACTGGGCAATCTAGATTTGCTGAAAAACATGCATGTCCAATATGAAAAAGAAGGTAAAAAGTCGATGGGGAAGCTATTCGATGAGTATAACAACAATTTCCTCGTTAATCGGAACATTGAGATGGTTAAAAAAATTGATCATCACCTAGCAGATGGGGAAGACGGAACATACTTAGTAGCAGTCGGCTCCTTGCACATGGTCGGTAAACAGGGACTAGTTTCTTTACTGGAGAAAAAGGGCTATACGGTAGAGTTTGTAAAGTAG